GCATGCTCAGCATCCCGCTCTACACCGCGATGACGGACGCCGACGTGCAGCGCGTGATCGACGCGGTGCGCGGCATCGCGTTGGGCGAGGACTGAGGACCGGGCCATGGCCAAGCGCCTGTTCGACCTGCTGCTGGCGGCGCTGGGCTTGCTGCTGCTGGCGCCGCTGCTGCTGCTGATCGCGCTGTGGATCCGGCTCGACTCGCGCGGGCCGGTGCTGTTCCTGCAGGAGCGGGTGGGGCGCTTCGGCCGGCCCTTCTTCATCCACAAGTTCCGCACGATGCGGGTCGATGCCCCCGCGCTGGGGCCGCAGATCACGATCGGCGCCGATGCCCGCATCACGCGCGCGGGGCGCTTGCTGCGCGCCAGCAAGCTGGACGAGCTGCCGCAGCTGTGGGATGTGCTGCGTGGCGCGATGAGCCTGGTCGGGCCGCGGCCCGAGGTGCCGCGCTATGTGGCGCTGTACCCGCCCAAGCTGCGCGAGATCGTGCTGTCGGTGCGGCCTGGCATCACCGACCCGGCCTCGCTGAGCTTTCGCAACGAGAGCGAGCTGCTGGCCGCGGCGGCCGATCCGGAGCGCGAGTATGTGGAGGTGGTGATGCCGACCAAGCTGCGCCTGGCGGCCGCCTATGTGCGGCGCGCCAGTCTGCGCACCGATCTGCGTGTGATCCTGGCCACCCTGGGCGCGCTGCGCCGTCATTGACGATGTTGAAGCTATGAACTGGTTGTCCCTGGATGCCCTGCTGACCCGCATTCGCCCGCACCGCGAGGGCCTGGCCCTGCTGCTGGACGCGCTGATGGTGGCGCTGGCCTGGCAGGCCACCTATCTGTTCCGCCTTGGTTTCGAGCGCTGGTTCTCGGCCCGGCCGGCCTACGACCATTGGGTGTTGCTGGGCTTCGTGCTGCTGTACGCGCTGGTGCTGCGCGGGCTGCATGTGCCCAAGGGCATGTGGCGCTTTTCCGGCTTCGGCGAGATCAAGCGCCTGGCCGCCGCCTGCGCGATCGCCGGCCTGGTGGGCGCGACCCTGGTGCTGATGGCCCAGCTGAGCAAGGTGCCGCGCGCCGTGCTGGCCCTGCACCCGCTGTTCACCCTGATGGGCCTGGCGATGCTGCGCATGGGCTACCGCATGCTCTACGAGCATATGCGCAGCCGCATCAGCGGCAGCGCCCAGGAGCAGCGCCGCGCGCTGGTGATGGGCGCGGGCGACGCGGGCCGGCTGCTGGTGGCCGGCATCCAGCACAGCCAGGGCTGGGTGGTGGTGGGCTATCTGGACGATGCGCCGGCCAAGCGCGGCGCCCGGGTCGGCGGCGTGCCGGTGCTGGGCAGCCTGGAGGAGGCGCCGCGCTATGCGGAGCTGCATGGCATCACCCATCTGATCGTCGCGATGCCCGCGGCCACGACGGCCCAGCGCCGCCGCGCGCTGGACCTGGCCGGCCAGACCGGCCTGCCGGTGCTGACCGTGCCCAGCAGCCAGGAGCTGCTGGCCGGCCGCCATGTGGAGCAGGTGCGCGACATCGAGCCCGAAGACCTGTTGGGCCGCGAGCCGGTGGAGCTGGACGAGGGCGGCATCAGCGAATGCCTCAACGCCAAGGTGGTGCTGATCACCGGCGCCGGCGGCTCGATCGGCTCCGAGCTGTGCCGCCAGGTGGCGCGCTACGGCCCGGCGAAGATCGTGCTCTACGAGCTGAGCGAGTTCGCGCTCTACACCATCGAGCAGGAGCTCAGCGAGAAGTTCCCCCACATCCCCCTGGTACGCCTGATCGGCGACGTCAAGGACCTGGAGCACCTGCGCTTCGTCTTCGGCAAGTACAAGCCGCAGATCGTGTTCCACGCGGCGGCGTACAAGCATGTGCCGCTGATGGAGGAGGAGAATGCCTGGGCGGCGCTGAGGAACAACACGCTAGGCACCTACCACGCCTGCCTGGCTGCCGGCGAACATGGCGCCGAGCGCTTCGTGCTGATCAGCACCGACAAGGCTGTGAACCCGACCAATGTGATGGGCGCCACCAAGCGCGCGGCGGAGCTGGTGATCAGCCACATGGCCGGTGATTCAGAGCAGAACGGCTATGCGACCAAGTTCATGGCAGTGCGCTTTGGCAATGTGCTGGGATCCAGCGGCAGCGTGATCCCGAAGTTCAAGGAACAGATCGCCAAGGGCGGGCCGGTGACGGTGACGCATCCGGACATCACGCGGTACTTCATGACGATTCCGGAGGCGGCGAGGTTGGTGGTGCAGGCCGGGGCGATCGGGGAGACGGGGCAGGTCTTCGTGCTCGACATGGGCGAGCCAGTGAAGATCGTCGAGCTCGCGCGGACCATGATCCGCATGAGCGGCAAGGACCTCAAGGAGGTCCGGATCGAGTTCTCCGGACTGCGGCCGGGCGAGAAGCTCTACGAAGAGCTGTTGGGCAGCGAGGACACCACGCTGCCCACGCGCATTCCGGCCCTGCGCATCGCCCGCCTGGGTGACCGGATCGCGGACGACGAGGCGGTCAGGACCTTGCTTGCGGCCTTGGAGGCGGGCGGACGTACCGGGGACGGGGCTCCCACCCGTGAGCTGCTGACCCAGCTGCCGCTGAGCTACGGCGGCCGGGCCTGATCAGGTCGCCAAGGGGTTTGCCAGCCAGCCCTCAAGCTGCGTCATCAGTGCGGCACGCTTGAAGTGCGTGGCGCCGTATCGGCGACCGCTGTCGCCCATGCGTGCACGCGTCTCGGCGGACAGATCCGCCAGAGCCCGTGCCTGCCGCGCCAGGGCTTGTGCGTCGCCGGAGGGGGCCACCAGGCCAGCGCCGGATTCCTCGATCACGCGGGCGCCTTCTCCGTCCAGCATGCCCAGCAGCGGCTTGCCGGCAGCCAGATAGCTCTGCACCTTGCCGGGAATCGTCATCGCGAAGATGGGTTCAGCCTTGAGCGACACCAGCAGCGCGTCTGCCGCCGCGAAGAACGCCGGCATACGCTCGACCGGATGGCGGCCCAGCATGACGATGTTGCGCGACAAGCCCAGGCGCTCGATGTCGGCGCGCACCTGGGGTGCGGCGCGCCCGTCACCGACGATCACCCAGCGAATGTCCTCGCGGTCGCGTGTCAGCTCGGCCGCTCGCAGCAGTGACGGGAAGTCCTGCGCGTCGCCGATGTTGCCGGCAAAGATGATGTTGAAGCCCGGGCCCAGGGCGGTGACCTCAGGCGCGGGCGCGGGCGCGGGTGCGGCGGGCGCGGCGTTCGCGTCGAAGACTTCCTCCGACCACTGCGGGAAGTAGCGGAAGCGCTCGGACGAGCCCGCCCAGCGCCGGATCGGTTCGATGAACGCGCGCGACTGTCCGAGGATCAGGTCGCAGCGGCGATAGATGAAGCGGCATAGCAGGCCGACCGCCTTGAGCTGGCGCTCGGTCTTGACCATGCCCACCGCCTGGAGCGTGTCCGGCCACAGGTCCAGCACCCACATCGACAATGGCGCGCGCTTGATCCACTTCAGGAGGATCGCCGGCAGCGCCGAGGTGATGGGCGAGGTCTCGAAGACGAAGATCGCGTCGAAGCCGCGGCCGCGCAGCAGCCACGGGCCCTTCAGGCAGCCCCAGAACACGAAGCTCCAGTAGTTCAGCACCAGCTTCAGGCTGCCCTGGCCGCGCGGGCGCAGCGGCACGCGCAGCACGTCGGCGCCGGCGTAGCGCGAGAAGCGCGATGGGTCGGCGGCGAAGTCGGGATGCAGCACGCCCTCGGGGTAGTTGGGCCGGCCGGTGAGCACGGTCACCTCGTGCCCTCGGGCGGTCAGCTCCGAGACGATCTCGTTGACGCGAAAGGTCTCCGGCCAGAAGTACTGGCTGACGACAAGGATCCTCACCGCCGGCTTACTCGTAGCGGCGCCATACGACGCGCTGGATGTAGTCCGTGTAGCTGTGGACGATGCGCACGATCTTGTCCGAGACGTTGGGCATGCTGTAGTCGGCGACCTGGCGCAGCGAGCGCTCGGCGCCGCGCGGCTGGGTCTCGAGGATGCCCATGGCCTGGCGCACGCGGTCGAGCTCCAGGCCCACCATCATCACCGATGCCTCTTCCATGCCTTCCGGCCGCTCATGCGCCTCGCGCAGGTTGAGCGCGGGGAAGTTGAGGATCGACGATTCCTCGGTGATGGTGCCGCTGTCCGACAGCACCGCCTTGGCGTGCATTTGCAGCTTCACGTAGTCGTGGAAGCCCAGCGGCTTGAGCAGGCGGACCTGCGGATGGAAGTTGACGCCCATCGCGGTGATGCGCTTCTGTGTGCGCGGATGCGTGGATACGATGACGGGCAGGTCATGGTCCTCGGCCAGGCCGTTGAGCACCGCGCACAGCTTGGTGAAGCTGCGGTCGGACTCGATGTTCTCCTCGCGATGGGCGCTGATCACGAAATAGCGGCCGGGTTCCAGGCCCAGACGGGTCAGCGCGTCGGAGGCGTCGATGCGATTGCGGTAGTGCGTGAGCACCTCGAACATCGGGCTGCCGGTCTTGATCACCTGATCGGGCGGCAGGCCCTCGCGCAGCAGGTACTCGCGGGCGATGTCGCTGTAGGTGAGGTTGATGTCGGCGGTGTGGTCGACGATGCGGCGGTTGGTCTCTTCCGGCACGCGCAGGTCGAAGCAGCGGTTGCCGGCTTCCATGTGGAAGATCGTGATCTTGCGGCGCTTGGCCGGGATCACGGCCAGGCAGCTGTTGGTGTCGCCCAGCACCAGAAGCGCCTCGGGCTGCTCCTGCTCCAGCACCTTGTCGACGGCGATGATCAGGTTGCCGATGGTCTGCGCTGCGTTGGCGCCGGCGCTGTTGAGGAAGTGGTCGGGTTTGCGCACGCCCAGGTCGTCGAAGAAGACCTGGTTGAGCTCGTAGTCGTAGTTCTGGCCGGTGTGCACGAGCACGTGATCGCAGTGCTCGTCCAGGCGCGCCAGCACGCGCGACAGGCGGATGATCTCGGGTCGGGTGCCGACGACCGAGACGATTTTCAGTTTCTTCATGCTTGCTGCACCTTCTGGGCGACCGTGTCGGGCTTCTGACGGTCGAAAATCTCGTTGGCCCAGACCAGCACGACCAGTTCGTCGTCGCCGACGTTGCTCACGTTGTGGGTCCAGCCGGGGATGGTCTCGACGATGCGGCCCTCACCGCCCTTCGTGATGATCTCGTGGGTCTCGTCGGTGATGATGTGGCGATAGCCGAAGCTGGCCGTGCCCTTGATCACCAGGAATTTTTCGGTCTTGGTGTGGTGGTAATGCTCGCCGCGGGTGATGCCGGGGAAGGCCGTGAAGTAGCCGAACTGGCCGCTGTCGGTGGTCTTGAGCATTTCGACGAACACGCCGCGCGGATCGGCGTGGCGGGCCACCTGGTACTCGAAGGCGGGTAGGGGCAGGAAGCTCACGTAGGTCGCGTACAGCGCACGGGTCAGCCCGGTGCCGACACGCTCGGTAACCATGTTCTCGCGGCTCGCGTGGAAGGCGCGGATCTGGTCGGCCAACGCGCCCACGGTGGTTTCGTACTCGGGGCCGGCCGGCAGCAGGCCGGACGCGGGCGCATTGTCCTCGAGCAGCGCGACGAGGTGGCGCACCACGTCGTCGATGTAGATCAGCTTGAGTGGCGCCTCTGGCGCATTGACCACGATGGGCTCGCCGCGGGCGATGTTGTGGCAGAAGGTCGCTACCGCCGAGTTGTAGTTCGGGCGCGACCACTTGCCGAAGACATTGGTCAGCCGGAACACATGCACGGCGGCGCTGGTACGCTGGCCATAGGCGAAGAGCGCGTCCTCGGCGGCTCGCTTGCTCAGGCCGTAGGCGTTGTCGAGCGCGGCCTGCGTGGAGGACGCGTAGACCACGGCGGGCGGCGTGGCCTGTGCAGCCATCGCGTCGCACAGGCGCTGCGTGAAGTCGTGGTTGCCGGTACCGAATTCGGCCGGGTCCTGCGGGCGGTTGACACCGGCCAGGTGGAAGACGCGGTCCACACCGGCAAGCAGGTCGGGCAGGTCCGCCGGCGGCACATCGTGGGGGATCAGCACCAGGTCCTGGTGGCCCAGCTCCTGGAGCCGGACCTGCAGGTTGCGGCCGATGAATCCCCGGCCGCCGGTCAGGGCGATGCGCATGTCAGTCCTCCGCATGGGCGATCTCGCCGGCGGCGATGCGGCGCATGAAGTCCAGCTTCAGCAGCAGGCGCTTCATGCCCTCGACGTCCAGGCGGTCGGTGTTGTGTGAGTTGTAGTCCTCGCTCTCGGAGATGCTCACCTCGCCCTGCTCGACAAACTTGCCGTAGTTGAGGTCACGGCCATCCGGCGGCACCCGGAAATAGCCCTCGAGATCCTCGGCCGCGGCGCGTTCCTCACGGCTTAGCAGCGCCTCGTACAGCTTCTCGCCGTGGCGCGTGCCGATGACGCGCACCTCGTGCTGGGGCTTGCCCATCAGCGACAGGATCGCCTCGGTCAACACGGCGACGGTTGCGGCCGGGGCCTTCTGCACGAAGATGTCGCCGTTGTTACCGTGCTGGAACGCGTACAGGACGAGTTCGACGGCATCGTCGAGCGTCATCATGAAGCGCGTCATGTTCGGGTCGGTGATGGTGATCGGCTTGCCGGCCCGGACCTGCTCGACGAACAGCGGGATCACCGAGCCGCGCGAGGCCATCACGTTGCCGTAGCGGGTGCCGCAGATGACGGTGCCGGTGCCCTCGAGGTTGCGCGAGGCGGCAACCATGACCTTCTCCATCATCGCCTTGGAGATGCCCATGGCATTGATCGGGTAGACGGCCTTGTCGGTGCTCAGGCAGACCACGCGCTTGACGCCGGCGCGGATGGCGGCCTCCAGCACGTTCTCGGTGCCGAGCACGTTGGTACGGACCGCCTCCATCGGGTGGAACTCGCAGGACGGTACCTGCTTGAGCGCGGCGGCGTGATAGCAGAAGTCCACGCCGCGCATGGCGGTCTCGACGGCGCGCGCGTCGCGCACGTCGCCGATGTAGAACTTCAGTTTCGGACTGTTGTAGCGCTTGCGCATGTCGTCCTGCTTCTTCTCGTCGCGGGAGAAGATGCGGATCTCGCGCAGGTCGGAGTCCAGGAAGCGGCGCAGGACGGCATTGCCGAAGCTGCCGGTGCCGCCGGTGATGAGCAGGGTCTTGTCGGTGAACATGGCTGGTGTCAGAGCTTGGAGTGCGAGCGCAACGCGGCGCGGCAGAGGTCGTCCTTCTGCTGCGGCGTCGGGTAGTTGATCAGGACCGCGCGATACTGGCCCTTGAAGACGAAGAGACTGCCGGCGGCCGCGCCGATGACGCCGCAGGCGGCGAGCAGCTCGCCGACGTGCTCGTGCGAACCGGCGCCGCCGAGGATGGTCAGCGGCACCTTGAGCGCGCCCCGCATCTGCTTTGCGAGCTCGATGTCGTAGCCCTTCATCTCTCCGTCGCGGTCGACGGAGTTGATGACGATCTCACCAGCGCCCGCGTCCTGGAGCTGACGCGCGAAGGCGACTGGGTCGAGCTTGTGCGCGGTCTTGGCGTTATGGGTGGTGAGCTCGTAGCCCTTGCTGAACAGGCCGGTCTTCTTGCGCACGTCCAGCACGGCCACGACGCTCTGGCGGCCGATGGCCTCGGCCATGCGCGTGAGCAGCGAGGGGGCGGCCACGGCGGCGGAGCTCACCGAGACCTTCTCTACGCCCAGGTCGATGATGCGCGCGGCCTGCTCGGCGGTGGTGACGCCGCCGCCGTAGCACAGGGGCATTCGGCACTCGGCGGCCAGCTTGGCGATGAGCGCGTAGTTGGGCTCTACCTTGTTCACGGCGGCGTCGATGTCGACCACCATCAGCTCGTCGGATTCCTTCTCGTTGAAGATCTTGACGGCATTGATGGGGTCGCCGACGTACTTCGGCGCCTTGAACTGCTGGGTCTTGACCAGCCCGCCCTTGTGGACGAGTAGGCAGGGAATGATGCGGGGACGCAGCATGGCTCAGAGCTCCGCGAAGTTCTTCAAGAGCTGCGCACCGAAGTGGTGGCTCTTCTCGGGGTGGCACTGCACGCCGTGGATATGGCCCCGGGACACGATGCAGTCGAAGTCCAGGCCGTACTCGGCGGTGGCAGCGACGTCCGCCTTGTCCTCGGCCTCGAAGTAGTACGAGTGCAGGAAGTAGAAGCGGGGCTCGGGCTCGAAGTCGGTGAAGAGCTTGTTGCCCGGGCGCACCTTCAGGTCGTTCCAGCCCATGTGGGGCATGGGCAGGTTCTTGGAAGCGGGTGTGTTGGCGAAGGCCTTAACGCGGCCGGGTACCCAGTTGAGGCCAGGCAGCTCGCCCTCGTCGCTGCCGCCGGCGAGCATCTGCATGCCGACGCAGATGCCGATGACGGGCACCTGCTGTCCCAGCACCATTTCCTCGAGCCGCGGACGCATGCCCGACTGATTGAGCAGGGCCATGGCGGTGTCGAAGGCGCCGACGCCGGGGAGGATCAGGCGCGTGGCTCCTTCGAGTTCTGCGGCGCTGCGCGCGCGGGTGGCCTCCAGGCCCAGGCGCTTGAACATCGTCAGGAAGGCCTGGATGTTGCCGACGCCGTAGTCGACGATGCGGATCATCGGAAGTACCTCTTTTCCAGTCCCAGCCAGCGCATCGCATTGGCGCCGAAGCCGATCATCCAGCGCTTGTTGCGGTAGTCGCGGTAGGTCTTCTTGGGCAGCTCGAAGATCTGCTGCAGTTCCTCGACGGTGAGGTCGAGCTTGTGGGCGACGTACTCGAACTCCTGCTTCAGGAAGTGCTCGTCCATCTCCGGCCGCGAAATGCGGTCCAGCGCGGCCTCGCGCGTCATCTGGCCCGTCATGATCAGGCTGGAGAAGTGCGCGCGGCGCTTGTGGAAGCCGAAGCGGCGCGGCAGCCAGTAGTCCTCGTAGAATCGCGTGAAGCGCGACTCGTGGTGCTTGTGCTGGAAGCGCTGCCAGCCGAAGCGGCGCTCCAGCTCGTCCTCGGCCTGCTTCTTTCCGAAGGGCACGAGGTTCAGCGGGTGATGCACCTTCATGCCGAGGATCTTCTGGTAGTACAGCTTGTAGACCAGGATGTCCTTGAGCGGGAAGGTGTCCAGGCGACGCTTACCGAACTGGCGGTGGATGTCGTTGAAGAGCAGCGTGTCGATGCCGAGGTAGCCACCCCATTCCTCGGGCTCGCGGCAGCACTCGGTCGAGAAGTTCGAGCCGGTGATGACGTGCTTGATCTTGTGCTGGCGCGCGAACTTGTACAGCGACGAGAAGAAGGAGGCGTCCTGCGGCAAGTCCTGGTCGGGGATGCCCGACTTCAGGAAGGCGGCCTGCAGGTCCTTCATCTCTTCCCAGTTGATGACCTCGGTGTAGAGGTCGAGGCCGAGACCGTCCACCAGCTTCTCGATATTGCCCACGGCCTGGTCGGTGTTCCAGCCGGCGTCGACGTGGAAGAGCAGTGGGCGCAAGCCCATCTTTTCCTTGGCGATGTAGGCCGCGTAGGAGCTGTCCAGGCCGCCGCTCAGGCCGATGATGCAGTCGAAGTCTTTGCCCTTGCCTGCCTCGCGGATGGCGTCGGCCATCTGCGCGAGCTGGCGCTCGCCTTCAGTCCCGGTGTGCCAGTTGGGCTTAATGGTGGCGTCGAAGTTGTTGCAGTAGTCGCAGTGGCCGTGCTCGTCGAACCGGATGTTCGGATCGGACGTGTCCATGATGCAGCGGGTGCAGATGCGGTAAGGCTTGTAGGTATCGGTGCTCATTGCTGCTGAATGCTGGAAAGGGTAGCCGCCGGCTCACGGAGATTCTGTGTCACCGCAGTGGGATGCGGGCTCTGAATTATCTGGATGATCTCCGGGATTCGATCGAGGATCTGGGGGATCGAGATGTCCATGCTGTGCACGACAGCTGGGATGTCATGAGCGGCGTACTCGGCCACCATGGTGGACGGGTAGGAGACGATGACGTCGACGCGGGGGAAGACTGTACGGCCCTGGATCACCGTCCAGGGCAAGGCCGCGACCTGTTTGCCTGCGCCAGTGGTCGGGTGCGGCTTGTAAAAGGCTTGCACGTCGACCGACCGTTGCAGCGCGGTCATCAACGCGCAGTGGGCGGCTTCGCACAGCGGATGGCCGACGAAGAGGATGGTTGGCCGGCCGGCTCGGGTCAGGTCGACCAGCGGCACCATCGGTCGGTAGAAGGTTTGGTCGGGTTCTCGTGCGGCGCAGCGCGGCGAGAGGATTTCATGCTTGAACACCTCGGCGTCGGCGGCGGAATAAACGTGCAGCCGGCCGACTGCGCGCAACCGTGTCGGCAGACGCAGGCCGAGTCCGGGCTGCGGGCCGTCCGCGTTGACCGAGCCGTGCTGCATGACGGTTAGCCGACGGAGTGGCTGCTGATATCGGGTGCGCCAGACCGAGCCGTCCACGAGCACGGCCCAACGGTCGAAGTGCTCCGCGGTCAGCAGTGGTCCTGGCAGCTTGTCGACGGCCAGCCGGGCGAGGAACCAGCGCCACGCCGTGTAGGTCTGCAGCCCCCAGCCGCGCAACCCGCGTCGACCTTGCAATGCGTGATGTGCCAGCGTGGCCAGCGCGAGCGAGCGGGCGATATCAGCCTCGTTCAGCAGCGTCATCGCCGGGATCACTTCCGCGTCGGCGGGGAGCCCGCTCAGCGGCGCCCACGGCAGTTCCAGCCATTGGTGGGGCATTTGTGGCAGGTGCCGGTCGTGGACAATATCGGTTGTCCGGGGCGACAGCCCTAGGATCTGCCCTGCGGCGTCGAAGCAGCGCGGTACGGATGTCGCCAGGCCGGCTCCGACCTGGCGGCGCTGGCGTTGGAACAGCATCGGTCCGAGGAGGTACCAGAGCGGCAGGCTCAGGTACTGGACCAAGCGGGAGAGCACCGGCAGGCGCCGCGCATGGCTGATCCATCGGGCCGGTCGGGGGATCTTGCCGAAGACGGCGGGGTCCAGGCCGGCCATCGACACAATGTGTTCGTCGACGGCGATCTCGTTGCGCAACGCGCGCAGGTAGTCGACGACGAGACGAAGGTCGCGCACGGAGGCCTTGAAGGAGTACGAGGTCATGTCGGGTCAGTTCAAGTCGAGAACCCGTCATCCACGATGAGGTTCTGCCCGACGATGTGGCGCGCGGCGTCAGAGAGTAAAAACACGATGGCGCCGGTCACGTCCTGCGCGTCCAGCATGCCTTTGGACAGGCAGTGCTCGCCGTAGCGGGCGAGGAACTGCTCATCCTGACCGGCCAGGATACCGCCTGGGCTGACGCAGTTTGCGCGGAATGCTGCGCCGCGACCCTTCATGTAGGCGTTGGCGTAGCGCGTCATGTGCTCGAGGCCGGCCTTGATTGCGGCGTACTCGACTGGCATCGTCATCGCCGTGCCGGCATAGACGTCGAAGCGCGGTGCCATCGAGCCGTAGATCGAGGACAGGTTGACCAGCGAAAACGGCTGCTGGCGCTCCAGTGCGTAGCGGGCGCAGGCCTGCATGAACAGGAAGTACCCACCCATGTGCAGGCCGGTGTTTTCGCAGAAGTCGGCGTACTCGACGTCGAAGAAGTGACGGCCGTAGCGCGCGTTGCGCGGATAGGCGGTATTAACGGCTCCGTCGACCGCGCCGAAGCGGTCGTGGGCGTCGGCCAGCGAACGGTCGATCGAGACGCGGTCGGCCATGTCAACCGTTGCGCAGTCGAGAGCGTCCTTGCCGTGAGCGTCCGTCAGCGCCTGCAGACCGGCGGCATCAGTGTCGAGGGCGACCGCGCGGCCGCCGGCCGACAGTACTGCGTCCACGATGATCCGGCCGATGCGGCCGGCCGCGCCGACGACGAGAATGGTCTTGCCTTGTAGGAGAAGAGAGGAGGTCATGCGTCGAGAAGGGCCTGTGCCAGCTTGAAGTCGTAGGCGTCGTCGATGTCCACGGCGCGTTCCTTGGGCACGATAACCGGACGGACGCGCCCCTCGAAGAGGCGCTCATGCGTCAGGATGAAGCCGGGGCGCGCCACGTAGGCCACCGTCGTAATGTCGTAGACCGGCGGCACGTCCTGGCGACGCTTGAACTCCGCGGTTCCCAGCACAACGTGGGCCAGGCCCGCCGCGTCGGTGCTGACCATGTTGAAGTAGGGGCTGCGCGCCGATGGCGTGACGGTGATGACGACGTCGACATCGGCCTGCAGCGCGTCCAGGCAGTTGCCCACGTCCTGTGCATTACGCAGCGGGCTCGTGGCGGGCAGACTCAGGAAGACGTCGAAGTCGAGACCGAGTGTGCGGACATGCTTGATCGCATGTTGCCAAGCCATCCACTCCGACGCGGTGTCCGTTGCCAGCTCCGGGGGGCGTTCGATGACGTCGGCACCGAACTGCGTCGCAACGGCCGCAATCTGTGCGTCGTCGGTGGACACGAAGACCCGCTCCACGCGGTCCATGGCCTGCGCAAGCCGGATGCCGTGTGCCAGCAGTGGGAGGCCGCCGAGTTCCTTGATGTTCTTGCCGGGCAGGCCCTTGGAGCCGCCACGGGCGAAGATGAAGGCGAAGGTGCGTGAGGTCATGGGGGCGGATTCATCGAGGGAATGGGAGTGCCGAGGGCGCCGAAGGGCAGGGAGACCTGACGCCCGGCGGCGGCCGACTGGCGCATGGCCTCTATCATGTCGAGGACGGCCAGGCCGTCGTCCAGCGTGATGCGCGGCGCGGCGCGGCCGGCGGCGACCTCGATGAAGCCGCGCAGCTGCTCGACGTACATGTCGTTGCGGTCGACCGCGGGCTCCGAGAACAGGACTTCCTCGCCCGCTGGGCCGTCCAGCACGATGCGGTTGGCGATCAGGTCCCAGTGCAGCGTGCCGGTCGCGCCGATCACCTTGCAGTCGCGGCTGGCGCGGCGCTGCAGGAAGTCCAGATGCACTTGCGCGGTCAGGCCATCGCGCGACAGAAGAATGTCGGCGTGATCTTCGACGTCGATCTCCAGCTGACCGCTGTTGGAGGCGATGCAGAAGACGTGGTCAAAACGACCGAACAGCCAGGTCAGGTAGTCCAGCTCATGGCTGAGCTCCAGCAACACACCGCCGCCCAACGAACGGTTGGCCGACACCTGACGGCGGTAGTCGGCCTGGGGCCGCCAGTCGGGAAGATACTGGCCGACCTCGATCCGCAGGCCCAGGATCCGGCCGACGCGGCCTTCCTCGATCAGGGCCTTCATCCAGCGCGCCGACGACAGGAAGCGCAGGTTGTACGCGACCTCGATGCGATCACGGTAGCGCGCCAGCAGGGGCGCGGCGTCGCGGACGCGGTCCAGGCTGTCGCTCAGCGGCTTCTCGATCAGCACGGGGATGCTGGCGTCGAGCAGCACGCAGGCATGGTCCAGGTGCAGCGGCGCCGGCGAGGCGACCACGGCCAGGTCCGGTGCCCACGCGACAGCGGCCGCCAGCGACGGTAGCTGCGTCGTGGCGGCGGTCTCGCCGTCGGCCAGCGGACGGCCGGAGGCAGACACGCAGCCTACATCGGCATCGGGCAGCAGCCGACGGAAGTTGGCGAGATGGCGTCGAGCGATGCTACCGCTGCCGACGACCAGAGCCTTGCGCGGCGTGCTCACGGGTTCAGCACCTCTTGCTGGGCGCGCTGGAAATCGTCCATGCGGCCGATGTCCAGCCAGTACTCGTGCACCGGGAACATGTTGACGTCGCGGCCAGCGCCGATCTCGCGTTCTAGCAGCGTCGGCATG
This genomic stretch from Roseateles sp. DAIF2 harbors:
- a CDS encoding polysaccharide biosynthesis protein translates to MFTDKTLLITGGTGSFGNAVLRRFLDSDLREIRIFSRDEKKQDDMRKRYNSPKLKFYIGDVRDARAVETAMRGVDFCYHAAALKQVPSCEFHPMEAVRTNVLGTENVLEAAIRAGVKRVVCLSTDKAVYPINAMGISKAMMEKVMVAASRNLEGTGTVICGTRYGNVMASRGSVIPLFVEQVRAGKPITITDPNMTRFMMTLDDAVELVLYAFQHGNNGDIFVQKAPAATVAVLTEAILSLMGKPQHEVRVIGTRHGEKLYEALLSREERAAAEDLEGYFRVPPDGRDLNYGKFVEQGEVSISESEDYNSHNTDRLDVEGMKRLLLKLDFMRRIAAGEIAHAED
- a CDS encoding AglZ/HisF2 family acetamidino modification protein, translating into MLRPRIIPCLLVHKGGLVKTQQFKAPKYVGDPINAVKIFNEKESDELMVVDIDAAVNKVEPNYALIAKLAAECRMPLCYGGGVTTAEQAARIIDLGVEKVSVSSAAVAAPSLLTRMAEAIGRQSVVAVLDVRKKTGLFSKGYELTTHNAKTAHKLDPVAFARQLQDAGAGEIVINSVDRDGEMKGYDIELAKQMRGALKVPLTILGGAGSHEHVGELLAACGVIGAAAGSLFVFKGQYRAVLINYPTPQQKDDLCRAALRSHSKL
- the hisH gene encoding imidazole glycerol phosphate synthase subunit HisH, producing MIRIVDYGVGNIQAFLTMFKRLGLEATRARSAAELEGATRLILPGVGAFDTAMALLNQSGMRPRLEEMVLGQQVPVIGICVGMQMLAGGSDEGELPGLNWVPGRVKAFANTPASKNLPMPHMGWNDLKVRPGNKLFTDFEPEPRFYFLHSYYFEAEDKADVAATAEYGLDFDCIVSRGHIHGVQCHPEKSHHFGAQLLKNFAEL
- a CDS encoding N-acetyl sugar amidotransferase is translated as MSTDTYKPYRICTRCIMDTSDPNIRFDEHGHCDYCNNFDATIKPNWHTGTEGERQLAQMADAIREAGKGKDFDCIIGLSGGLDSSYAAYIAKEKMGLRPLLFHVDAGWNTDQAVGNIEKLVDGLGLDLYTEVINWEEMKDLQAAFLKSGIPDQDLPQDASFFSSLYKFARQHKIKHVITGSNFSTECCREPEEWGGYLGIDTLLFNDIHRQFGKRRLDTFPLKDILVYKLYYQKILGMKVHHPLNLVPFGKKQAEDELERRFGWQRFQHKHHESRFTRFYEDYWLPRRFGFHKRRAHFSSLIMTGQMTREAALDRISRPEMDEHFLKQEFEYVAHKLDLTVEELQQIFELPKKTYRDYRNKRWMIGFGANAMRWLGLEKRYFR
- a CDS encoding oxidoreductase, whose translation is MTSSLLLQGKTILVVGAAGRIGRIIVDAVLSAGGRAVALDTDAAGLQALTDAHGKDALDCATVDMADRVSIDRSLADAHDRFGAVDGAVNTAYPRNARYGRHFFDVEYADFCENTGLHMGGYFLFMQACARYALERQQPFSLVNLSSIYGSMAPRFDVYAGTAMTMPVEYAAIKAGLEHMTRYANAYMKGRGAAFRANCVSPGGILAGQDEQFLARYGEHCLSKGMLDAQDVTGAIVFLLSDAARHIVGQNLIVDDGFST
- a CDS encoding cytidylyltransferase domain-containing protein — protein: MTSRTFAFIFARGGSKGLPGKNIKELGGLPLLAHGIRLAQAMDRVERVFVSTDDAQIAAVATQFGADVIERPPELATDTASEWMAWQHAIKHVRTLGLDFDVFLSLPATSPLRNAQDVGNCLDALQADVDVVITVTPSARSPYFNMVSTDAAGLAHVVLGTAEFKRRQDVPPVYDITTVAYVARPGFILTHERLFEGRVRPVIVPKERAVDIDDAYDFKLAQALLDA
- a CDS encoding Gfo/Idh/MocA family protein; translated protein: MSTPRKALVVGSGSIARRHLANFRRLLPDADVGCVSASGRPLADGETAATTQLPSLAAAVAWAPDLAVVASPAPLHLDHACVLLDASIPVLIEKPLSDSLDRVRDAAPLLARYRDRIEVAYNLRFLSSARWMKALIEEGRVGRILGLRIEVGQYLPDWRPQADYRRQVSANRSLGGGVLLELSHELDYLTWLFGRFDHVFCIASNSGQLEIDVEDHADILLSRDGLTAQVHLDFLQRRASRDCKVIGATGTLHWDLIANRIVLDGPAGEEVLFSEPAVDRNDMYVEQLRGFIEVAAGRAAPRITLDDGLAVLDMIEAMRQSAAAGRQVSLPFGALGTPIPSMNPPP